Proteins encoded together in one Fundulus heteroclitus isolate FHET01 unplaced genomic scaffold, MU-UCD_Fhet_4.1 scaffold_70, whole genome shotgun sequence window:
- the morn5 gene encoding MORN repeat-containing protein 5, with the protein MEFIGSRYKGSTKNGRMDGEGEYTFPTGTKYVGEMKDGMFHGKGVLFFPNGSKYEATWENGIAKQGSLTFADGLQYQDQNWDYCNAYDRRFYSERYYGFRPQGEPQLTNVHPPPSIPEGCYDCADGFYDPNTRVITSYTGRFLRNTDDSEHEWIVRTCRKP; encoded by the exons ATGGAGTTTATTGGAAGCCGTTACAAAGGAAGTACAAAAAATGGAAG GATGGATGGTGAAGGTGAGTACACGTTTCCCACAGGCACTAAGTATGTGGGTGAGATGAAAGATGGGATGTTTCATGGCAAAGGTGTGCTGTTCTTTCCGAATGGAAGTAAATATGAAGCCACCTGGGAGAACGGCATAGCTAAACAG GGGTCGTTAACTTTTGCCGATGGTCTGCAGTACCAGGACCAGAACTGGGACTACTGCAATGCTTATGACAGGCGTTTCTACAGCGAAAGATACTATGGGTTCAGACCACAAG GAGAACCTCAGCTGACTAATGTACATCCACCACCATCTATTCCTGAGGGCTGCTACGATTGTGCAGATGGTTTCTATGACCCAAATACCAGAGTCATCACTTCCTACACTGGCAGATTTCTGAGGAACACag